The Nostoc sp. 'Lobaria pulmonaria (5183) cyanobiont' DNA window GTAACAGATAGCACTAAAAATTAGGGCAGACCAATTTGGTCTACCCCATAAGTTACTTAGCTAACTCACTACTGAACTCATTGAAGGCTCGCCGCTTTAGCTGTGCTGTTTCAATGCGTGGTAATAAATCAAAGATTTTACGAAATTGATCGTCTATCTCTTCAAAAGCTACTTGACCCTTTTTATTCAAAACTACTTCACCTGATTTATTTAACACCACTACTTGCGGAACACTCCCACCATAGTAATATCCTGGTTCTGTTGAGTCGTAGGTCTCTTTAGGCGGGATAGTATCTACACTAATCGGCATAATCTCTGCTACCCGACCATAGAATTCCTGTACCCGTGAGATAGAAATGGCATATCTTTTGGAATCGCTGCTATCATCCAGATAAAAAGCCAAAAATACGGGTTTATGTTCCGCTAAAGTCTGTGCCAGTGTCTGTCTGGGAGGAACTAATGAACCATTGCCTGCATAAACGACAAAGATGTTGCCATCATATAAATCATTATTAAGACCAGCAGATGCAGGTTGCATACTTATAATGAAAAGACTTGCAAGCAACAACAGGCATTTGGACAACCACCCTTGCCAGCCAGTAATTTGTTTATGTAAAAAAAGAAACTTTGTGCTATTCATCAAAAGGAACCTTGCAAGCTACTACTTGTTGTGAGTTTGTGCTTAATTTGGCAACCGGGGCTAGATATGTAATTACGCCCACGCACTATTTTTTAAGATAACGCTTACTGAGATTATCTGTCGCAAGTGGCTGGTATCGCTACGCGCAAGTCAAAACAGAGGTAAAGTAGCGCAACTGTAAGGCTCAAGAATCCAAAATCGTTCGACTGAGCGAATGCGAACAGCGTCTCAAAGAGAAGTCGAAGTCCAAAATCTAAAATTCAAAATTGCGATGACTGGCTTTTTCAACCAGGATTCGCTAAACTCACAAGATTAAATTTGCACTTTTAATTAGCAACCGCCAGAAGACTAGGGTACAGATGTGGGAAACAAAATACAATTCATAGATA harbors:
- a CDS encoding thylakoid membrane photosystem I accumulation factor, with amino-acid sequence MNSTKFLFLHKQITGWQGWLSKCLLLLASLFIISMQPASAGLNNDLYDGNIFVVYAGNGSLVPPRQTLAQTLAEHKPVFLAFYLDDSSDSKRYAISISRVQEFYGRVAEIMPISVDTIPPKETYDSTEPGYYYGGSVPQVVVLNKSGEVVLNKKGQVAFEEIDDQFRKIFDLLPRIETAQLKRRAFNEFSSELAK